In a genomic window of Gadus chalcogrammus isolate NIFS_2021 chromosome 17, NIFS_Gcha_1.0, whole genome shotgun sequence:
- the LOC130370238 gene encoding ubiquitin thioesterase OTUB1-like yields the protein MAEEKQESSQREMEGVNCLAYDEAIIAQQDRIQQEIATSNPLVSDRQALTVLQNEYAHDDSIYQLKIKDLHKKYSYIRKTRPDGNCFYRAFGFSHLESLLEDSKELQRFKAVASKSKLDLVNEGFTEFTIEDFHNTFMDLIELCEKQPGLKELLGSFNDQNVSDYVVVYLRLLTSGYLQREHGFFQHFIEGGRSVKEFCQQEVEPMSKESDHIHIIALAQALDVSILVEYMDRGEGGTVNHHVFPEGSIPRIFLLYRPGHYDILYK from the exons ggGTCAACTGCCTTGCGTATGACGAGGCCATTATCGCTCAACAGGACCGAATTCAGCAGGAG ATCGCCACCAGTAATCCCTTGGTGTCGGACAGACAGGCGCTCACGGTGTTGCAGAACGAGTACGCTCATGACGACAGTATTTATCAGCTGAAGATCAAG GACCTACACAAAAAATACTCGTACATTCGCAAGACGCGGCCAGATGGCAACTGCTTCTACAGAGCGTTCGGCTTCTCGCACCTGGAGTCCCTGCTGGAAGACAGCAAGGAGCTACAGAG GTTCAAAGCGGTTGCGTCCAAAAGCAAGCTGGACCTGGTGAACGAGGGCTTCACCGAGTTCACCATCGAGGACTTCCACAACACG TTCATGGACCTGATCGAGCTGTGTGAGAAGCAGCCGGGCCTGAAGGAGCTGCTGGGCTCCTTCAACGACCAGAACGTGTCGGACTACGTGGTGGTGTACCTGCGGCTGCTCACCTCGGGCTACCTGCAGCGCGAGCACGGCTTCTTCCAGCACTTCATCGAGGGCGGCCGCTCGGTCAAGGAGTTCTGCCAGCAG GAGGTGGAGCCCATGTCCAAGGAGAGCGACCACATCCACATCATCGCTCTGGCCCAGGCCCTGGACGTGTCCATCCTGGTGGAGTACATGGACCGCGGCGAGGGGGGCACCGTCAACCACCACGTCTTCCCCGAGGGCAGCATCCCGCGCATCTTCCTACTGTACCGGCCCGGCCACTACGACATCCTGTACAAATAA
- the cskmt gene encoding citrate synthase-lysine N-methyltransferase CSKMT, mitochondrial produces MSPLSVVARRSLGTLTLTSIFARQHSSLTTELIENMDKKATWDRFYTENSSSNFKNFEWFFGFDSVRDFVLPLLQPQTRTATPLHVLDMGCGTSALGPSIYQHSSVQVTVTCADISPIAVRLMREHIAAKAIEPHHPLSILGFLELDCREMFAHFGADELDLIVDKGTTDALLRSKDGSGKAGHVVRQCLRTLRGSGRLLQFSDEDPDARLLWLETEGREPGERPAQVAVQEVGELRGVRYYCYQVTSPPVVELL; encoded by the exons ATGTCACCTCTATCTGTAGTGGCTCGCCGGAGTTTGGGGACGTTAACATTAACATCCATATTCGCAAGACAACATTCCTCACTTACGA CTGAACTAATCGAAAACATGGACAAGAAAGCAACCTGGGATCGGTTCTACACagagaacagcagcagcaacttcAAGAACTTTGAGTGGTTCTTCGGTTTCGACTCGGTCCGGGACTTCGTCCTGCCCCTCTTACAGCCCCAGACCCGCACTGCCACCCCGCTCCACGTCCTGGACATGGGCTGTGGGACCTCTGCTCTGGGACCCAGCATCTACCAACACTCCTCCGTCCAGGTGACCGTCACCTGTGCCGATATATCCCCGATCGCTGTGCGTCTAATGCGGGAACACATCGCAGCCAAAGCCATCGAGCCCCATCATCCACTCTCCATCCTCGGGTTCCTGGAGCTCGACTGCAGGGAGATGTTTGCACACTTCGGGGCGGACGAGTTGGACCTCATTGTGGACAAGGGCACGACCGATGCCCTGTTGCGGTCGAAGGACGGCAGTGGGAAGGCGGGTCACGTGGTGCGGCAGTGCCTGAGGACGCTGCGGGGCTCCGGGCGCCTGCTCCAGTTCTCGGACGAAGACCCCGATGCccggctgctgtggctggagaCAGAGGGGCGGGAACCCGGGGAGAGGCCGGCGCAGGTCGCGgtgcaggaggtgggggagcTCCGCGGCGTGCGTTATTATTGCTATCAAGTCACTTCGCCCCCTGTCGTTGAATTACTGTAA